In Ovis aries strain OAR_USU_Benz2616 breed Rambouillet chromosome 17, ARS-UI_Ramb_v3.0, whole genome shotgun sequence, the following proteins share a genomic window:
- the PRR14L gene encoding protein PRR14L isoform X4 — MQASEELLCTGLPEDGLRNKGGAVVKNSACQCRRCKRLRFDPWVGKIPWRREWQTAPIFLPGESHGQGSLVGYSPGGRKESDVTEHVHIFAPQNNEGNVQITAETPLTSTEEVQVMKVRGTKVDDNKGLENGRVSQGLSAGCRGHSETDKIMASAEVSESSTLVSLEPLSIVDPGLTEATRKEKECEEIRTYPSWLSLLPGNSAVSKADSREEELCKLNLVCEADDNHQQVPGRHSERHSSARDSPKATRNVVITEPSEENSKVSHFTSGLSGPASRTTSSEECGLEGDGLPKGSAEKTHSSCLDGNGQSQNLSSREEHKQPLNPRSEGELFLVNARQPGEDSSRHCSGKKETTVFPKENAHDHYCPRGSPHIGCSSSFIPNSFTKAVEGMLEKNDLKIALDVHGSLANNEDHRGTFAEMSHPGTDSEGSHFPCHFPSSMQTEEPEQTATLEPSVLTEKTHSKDCDSLVHTQRNLEGRPQLNEASPNGFLIEGKSLVSLMPEDQINSINEMSKPKKDITPLPPSLELDDRPESEIAIQNAQDHGPHLGKQSAAWEVNKFPHDNKLVVNKTGSECVLNQVSLNPETPTKLPTDKEMPVTVSGGSRQSQRPPSEDGAGVAARTQPVPVKTKTEDISPPSDGTCGASSNSPTLHSRPESLERKAEAADSGTGSLHSGLASDKSKVAALPVEVSVWERQSIPSRDLSSCPCVRKNVPEESRCAALEPSRTTLGVENCLLTKYEDTCQHIDHHSQGRDSSVESCSCGKDCASEETEGSLPGGEARDETMAGTLNSDGPDQTTRLCEEGPEGKEQATPKETVFCQRDVSACVTQELNQPTSMPSPEKLFSQFPPMMFSGVENVNQAAETPKQKANDTLSSQGDPGRPSECRGEGNPAEETLGRDQRESPTEPDREASRSLKAPPVGSGSNSSASGPSPKKGGCGRTCDCAEPADGAAHVASLGCSNEPAEGVLDRRLSGTLTGGAGHARATSPEASGSTLSQRGAPVAAFIGMIDQESDFQDAAASTSDCLNIKKSCEEKAWRPIEDCEMEVCPDPCVPDTGSVADHEPDVRVLGKINMSLNYIHHEEQVKEASLRETQGKIEGSRLEMNPEQDKENTVGISSVELTSSGHHVNSVPLRSPKSPEIMPLHPLSQKNSETIINSEETDLQNLFKPIDSEMPCKNKNNKVLPEMEGGAPRSESEPSRESSAAIRAESSPLTLAAETNVKGEDTAEQQWGAWGQFPPGEKSQEMAIREGGLPDDPSQASQTHLKAPRVPADSEKRPSQKVLSHKEEERARQKEAHTVLVQCATSHTLSDEGQSQSPPQGGEDEPASETEVTSAKLAVGPQKPVDLKEESSCHPLRKDTESCTCPGPRTAPRTAPRTAPRGARDPSSAQREAFHGAFGNTSHRKGALPLKKQPPRTCKKVSCQELVSVGRKSSRVARSAFLKSSSETVPTKAHRFLTSHAMSVPVRPEPETAPARSLVSHVPKLKAASGGLNVRMPTKELALLSKLSILASRLAPAARTQKLRSRRCSSDFLPVAKSYKQLRYRRLLDGFSCSTTQLNPCLAAGDWDRRPNSKPLTLYSLETVKMSFIDVSDKMPSLLFGSETFPVSFHVKLGPERVAESPRTFPEHCAPARLALGEAHWGRSPPPKWTFSFFLAHGYPGMATFREDPGLCSQADAQPPVPLQDHRATALVQTRAGCSVLGLHTLLALCSPGCYRIWTKKRSCASHTPAMQRLFMTQLTQGLKGLRSPASIADKIFCSLPYSVGRVLSIWSQHGPSACPLEISALPPSHSKRQSPLGTVSSRTVLPSMPLPGLEAAYSAGGSHMRLEPPFPALVPKSHLVTDSAVSKLLFSASEFPVPGFDELDGVTAACPRPQGSPPDQKEAELEKRPKKVSQIRIRKTIPKPDPNLTPMGLPRPKRLKKKEFSLEEIYTNKNYKSPPANRCLETIFEEPKERNGTLISISQQKRKRVLEFQDFTVPRKRRARGKVKVAGSFTRAQKAALQSRELDALLIQKLMELETFFAKEEEEQEQSSGC, encoded by the exons ATGCAGGCAAGTGAAGAACTTTTATGCACGGGCCTCCCTGAAGACGGTCTGAGGAATAAAG gtggtgcagtggtaaagaactctgcctgccagtgcaggagatgcaagagactcaggtttgatccctgggttgggaagatcccctggagaagggaatggcaaactgctccaatcttcttgcctggagaatcccatggacaggggagcctggtgggctacagtccagggggtcgcaaagagtcagacgtgactgagcacgtaCACATATTTGCTCCTCAAAACAATG AAGGAAATGTACAAATCACAGCTGAAACTCCTCTGACATCTACTGAGGAAGTCCAAGTTATGAAGGTCCGTGGAACTAAGGTGGACGATAACAAAGGACTCGAGAATGGCCGTGTGAGTCAGGGTCTCTCGGCTGGGTGCCGTGGACACTCAGAGACAGACAAAATCATGGCCAGTGCTGAGGTCTCAGAGTCCAGCACCTTAGTTTCCCTAGAGCCTTTAAGCATTGTGGACCCAGGATTAACAGAAGCAACtcgaaaagaaaaagaatgtgaagaaataaGAACTTATCCTTCTTGGTTGTCATTGTTACCAGGGAACAGTGCCGTTTCCAAAGCAGACAGCAGGGAGGAAGAGTTGTGTAAATTAAACCTTGTCTGTGAAGCCGACGACAATCACCAACAGGTCCCTGGGCGCCATAGTGAGAGACACAGTTCTGCACGTGACAGTCCCAAAGCCACGAGAAACGTGGTTATAACAGAACCCTCAGAAGAGAATTCTAAAGTTTCCCATTTCACATCAGGTTTATCTGGTCCAGCATCCAGAACAACGTCCTCAGAAGAGTGTGGTCTTGAAGGTGATGGCTTGCCAAAGGGATCCGCTGAAAAGACGCACAGTTCCTGTTTGGACGGCAATGGTCAAAGCCAGAACTTGTCTTCTAGAGAAGAACACAAACAGCCTTTGAACCCTAGAAGTGAAGGAGAACTCTTCCTTGTTAACGCCAGGCAACCAGGAGAGGATTCTAGTCGTCACTGTTCTGGAAAAAAAGAGACTACTGTCTTCCCCAAAGAAAATGCCCACGATCACTACTGCCCTCGAGGCAGTCCCCATATAGGCTGCTCCAGTTCCTTCATACCCAATTCTTTCACTAAAGCTGTGGAAGGAATGCttgaaaaaaatgatttgaaaatcgCTTTAGACGTTCATGGTAGCTTGGCAAACAATGAGGACCACAGAGGAACTTTTGCTGAAATGAGCCATCCAGGCACAGACTCTGAAGGGAGTCATTTTCCCTGTCATTTTCCCTCCTCAATGCAGACTGAAGAACCAGAACAGACAGCTACCCTAGAGCCCAGTGTGCTGACTGAGAAGACTCACAGTAAAGACTGTGACTCCTTAGTCCATACCCAGAGAAATCTAGAAGGCAGACCCCAGTTAAATGAAGCCTCACCTAAtggatttttaattgaagggaaaTCCCTTGTGAGTTTAATGCCAGAGGACCAGATAAATTCTATAAATGAGATGTCTAAGCCCAAGAAAGACATTACTCCATTGCCACCATCCCTAGAACTTGATGACAGGCCTGAGTCAGAAATAGCCATACAAAATGCCCAGGACCATGGCCCACATTTAGGTAAACAGAGCGCCGCCTGGGAGGTGAATAAATTTCCTCATGACAACAAACTGGTTGTAAACAAAACAGGAAGTGAATGTGTTTTAAATCAAGTGTCCCTTAATCCTGAAACCCCCACAAAGTTGCCAACTGACAAAGAGATGCCTGTAACAGTGAGCGGGGGTTCCCGCCAGAGCCAGCGCCCTCCATCAGAGGATGGTGCAGGTGTCGCTGCCAGAACCCAACCTGTTCCTGTGAAAACAAAGACTGAAGACATCTCTCCACCAAGTGACGGAACCTGTGGTGCCTCTTCAAACAGCCCCACCTTACACAGCAGACCAGAAAGCCTAGAAAGAAAGGCCGAAGCAGCCGATTCGGGAACAGGTAGTCTGCATTCTGGACTTGCCTCAGATAAGAGCAAAGTGGCAGCCTTGCCTGTAGAGGTCTCAGTCTGGGAACGTCAGAGCATTCCGTCTCGGGATCTCTCTAGCTGCCCTTGTGTGAGGAAAAACGTCCCAGAGGAGAGCAGGTGTGCTGCCCTGGAGCCCAGCAGAACGACCCTGGGTGTCGAGAACTGTCTGTTAACCAAGTATGAAGATACCTGTCAGCATATCGATCACCACTCCCAAGGGAGAGACAGCTCTGTGGAAAGCTGCAGCTGTGGAAAGGATTGTGCATCAGAGGAAACTGAAGGCAGCCTTCCCGGAGGTGAGGCCAGAGATGAAACGATGGCAGGCACATTAAACAGTGACGGTCCAGACCAAACCACCCGACTATGTGAGGAAGGGCCAGAGGGAAAAGAACAGGCCACGCCCAAAGAGACCGTGTTCTGTCAACGTGACGTTTCTGCTTGTGTCACACAAGAATTAAACCAACCCACAAGCATGCCAAGTCCTGAGAAATTGTTTAGCCAGTTTCCTCCCATGATGTTCTCCGGTGTTGAGAACGTGAACCAAGCAGCTGAAACTCCCAAGCAGAAGGCAAATGACACCCTCAGCTCCCAGGGTGACCCAGGCAGACCCAGTGAATGCAGAGGTGAAGGTAACCCAGCTGAGGAGACACTCGGCCGTGACCAGCGCGAGTCGCCCACAGAGCCTGACAGAGAGGCGAGCCGCAGCCTGAAGGCTCCACCCGTTGGTTCAGGCAGTAACAGTTCAGCATCTGGCCCGAGCCCCAAGAAGGGGGGCTGTGGGAGGACTTGTGATTGTGCAGAACCCGCCGATGGGGCAGCACATGTGGCCTCCTTAGGCTGCAGCAACGAGCCCGCAGAAGGCGTTCTGGACAGAAGGCTTTCTGGTACTCTCACTGGGGGTGCAGGGCACGCCAGGGCGACGTCGCCGGAAGCCTCAGGGAGTACGCTGTCCCAGAGAGGAGCGCCTGTCGCTGCATTTATAGGAATGATTGACCAGGAGTCGGATTTCCAAGATGCTGCTGCTTCTACATCAGACTgtctcaatattaaaaaatcatgtgAAGAGAAAGCATGGAGACCCATAGAAGACTGTGAAATGGAAGTGTGTCCAGACCCTTGTGTGCCTGACACAGGGTCTGTCGCAGATCATGAACCAGATGTAAGAGTACTGGGTAAAATAAATATGTCTTTAAATTACATTCATCATGAAGAGCAAGTTAAAGAAGCATCTCTGagagaaacacaaggaaaaatTGAAGGATCAAGACTAGAAATGAACCCTgagcaagacaaagaaaataccGTTGGAATTTCTTCAGTAGAGTTGACATCTTCTGGACACCACGTAAACTCTGTCCCCTTGAGAAGCCCGAAATCCCCCGAGATAATGCCTTTGCACCCATTGTCTcaaaaaaattcagaaacaatTATTAATAGTGAAGAAACTGACCTCCAAAACCTTTTTAAGCCAATAGACAGTGAAATGCCTTGTAAGAATAAGAACAACAAAGTCCTGCCTGAGATGGAAGGTGGAGCACCAAGGAGTGAGAGCGAGCCTAGCAGGGAAAGCAGCGCAGCCATCAGGGCGGAAAGCTCACCTTTGACGCTAGCAGCAGAAACCAACGTGAAGGGAGAAGACACTGCCGAACAGCAGTGGGGGGCGTGGGGTCAGTTTCCTCCTGGGGAGAAGTCTCAAGAGATGGCGATCAGGGAAGGCGGTCTCCCTGACGACCCGAGCCAGGCCTCTCAGACCCACCTTAAAGCTCCGAGGGTGCCAGCTGACTCGGAGAAACGACCAAGCCAGAAggttctgagccacaaggaagaggAGCGGGCACGCCAGAAAGAAGCACACACCGTGTTAGTTCAATGCGCAACATCTCATACGTTGTCGGATGAGGGGCAGAGTCAGAGCCCACCTCAGGGTGGCGAAGATGAGCCCGCCTCAGAGACGGAAGTCACCTCCGCAAAGCTGGCCGTCGGGCCTCAGAAACCCGTAGACCTGAAGGAGGAAAGCTCGTGTCACCCGCTGAGAAAGGACACGGAGTCATGCACGTGCCCCGGCCCCCGCACTGCCCCCCGCACTGCCCCTCGCACTGCCCCTCGGGGCGCTCGAGACCCCAGCTCCGCCCAGCGGGAGGCCTTCCACGGTGCCTTTGGGAACACTTCTCACCGGAAGGGGGCGCTGCCCTTAAAGAAGCAGCCCCCCCGAACCTGCAAGAAAGTCTCCTGCCAGGAGCTGGTCTCTGTGGGGAGGAAAAGCAGTAGAGTTGCACGTTCTGCTTTCCTAAAGAGCTCCTCTGAGACCGTCCCCACGAAagcacacaggtttctcactTCCCATGCCATGTCTGTACCTGTGCGCCCAGAGCCCGAAACAGCCCCTGCCAGAAGCCTTGTGAGCCACGTACCAAAGCTGAAGGCCGCCTCGGGCGGCCTGAATGTGCGGATGCCTACCAAAGAATTGGCCTTACTCAGCAAGCTGTCTATCCTTGCCTCCAGACTGGCCCCCGCTGCCAGGACCCAGAAGCTGCGGTCCCGGCGGTGCTCCTCGGACTTTCTCCCCGTGGCTAAAAGCTACAAGCAGCTCCGATACCGGAGGCTCCTGGACGGCTTCTCCTGCAGCACGACGCAGCTGAACCCGTGTCTGGCAGCTGGTGACTGGGACAGGAGGCCTAACAGTAAACCCCTGACGCTTTATTCACTCGAAACTGTCAAAATGAGCTTCATAGATGTGAGTGACAAGATGCCATCGCTGCTGTTCGGTTCCGAAACTTTCCCGGTGTCCTTCCATGTGAAGCTGGGCCCTGAGCGCGTGGCCGAGTCCCCCAGGACTTTCCCCGAGCACTGTGCGCCCGCAAGACTCGCCTTAGGAGAGGCCCACTGGGGCCGTTCTCCACCTCCCAAGTGgaccttctccttcttcctggcCCATGGCTACCCTGGAATGGCCACGTTCAGGGAAGACCCTGGCCTCTGCAGCCAGGCAGACGCCCAGCCTCCAGTTCCCCTCCAGGACCACAGGGCCACCGCCCTAGTCCAGACCAGAGCAGGCTGTTCCGTCCTCGGCCTCCACACGCTCCTAGCACTCTGCTCCCCAGGATGCTACCGGATCTGGACGAAGAAACGGAGCTGCGCCAGCCACACGCCTGCCATGCAGaggctcttcatgacccagttaacaCAGGGCCTCAAAGGGCTGCGGTCTCCCGCCTCCATAGCTGACAAGATCTTCTGTTCCCTGCCCTACTCGGTGGGCCGGGTGCTGTCCATCTGGAGCCAGCATGGGCCTTCCGCCTGCCCCTTGGAGATCTCCGCCCTTCCGCCCTCTCACAGCAAGCGGCAGTCACCTCTGGGCACCGTGAGCAG CCGCACCGTGTTACCGTCCATGCCTCTTCCGGGCCTGGAAGCTGCTTACAGTGCCGGCGGCAGTCACATGAG GCTAGAGCCTCCATTCCCTGCCTTGGTACCAAAGTCTCACCTGGTAACAGACTCAGCCGTCAGCAAGCTCCTGTTCTCAGCTTCCGAGTTCCCGGTTCCTGGGTTTGACGAGCTGGACGGTGTGACGGCCGCCTGCCCCCGACCACAGGGCAGCCCTCCAGACCAGAAGGAG gCTGAGCTGGAGAAGAGGCCGAAGAAAGTCTCACAGATTCGCATCCGGAAAACCATTCCTAAGCCAGACCCTAACCTCACGCCCATGGGCCTTCCTCGACCCAAAAG